Part of the Spea bombifrons isolate aSpeBom1 chromosome 3, aSpeBom1.2.pri, whole genome shotgun sequence genome, aaggGCATTTCCAATATTTTATCCCCAAATgttaagctttttttcccccctcccccaaaacaGGGTTTACGACATCCTCCTGCAAAATCTAAACAGAATACAATGAAATTCACTGTTACAACAATTCATAGAATTTTTCAGTGTTCTCCCAAGAGGAACTGTACATTAGTAAATAAATCCTTCTCTTCAAGTTCATACAAGATGTGAGAATAAAAAGTGGCCATCGCAGGATCCACCCAAATCGACAGGGTGGGCTGAAGTCCACCACTGAACTCCTTTAGGAGAAGGGGGTGTAACATTAAAATTTAACATTGCTTGGTTTCACAGTTCATCTTTATCGAAGTCATCCAGATCCACGTCGCTGAGATCTATATCATCTTCAGCGGGAAGCTAAAAAGGACAAAAGAAATCGGAATTATGATCTAAAAAACATGCAAGTACCGCAAAAGTGAtaagataatggggggggggggggtgaaatacCGTAATAGCCAGATCCTCAAGAAataggagaaaataaaaaaataaaatcacttaaGGCGCGATCTTACCTCTCCATCCTTTCCGTCCCATGGCTCTACAGCATGAATTTTAGGAATTGCTCCACCGCCTACAGGTGCAGTAGACCCACGGCCAAAGGACAGCTCCCTagatggaaaaaaattaaagggaacGCTTAAAATACAgacttaattatgttttttgttttgcccaTATGAAGCAATGGAATCATCCATGCACGGTACGCAAAGACAGAGAAAGTTTCGTAGTCGATCACATGTTGCTTTACCACACAGTTTGAGAGTATAGATCCGCGCTTTTATTGTTACATCTCTCAAACTAgtgaatggatttttatttttaataaaataaacttacTGACTGTGTAACGCATGTAATGTAACCCAATGATTATTTAGATGGAGAGGAAACTCATCAACCCCCATGTTTTGAGGATATTACTAACATTTACATCTTGGATAGTCCCGATTACATGAGGTCCCCCCCACAAACCATATTGTAAGCCAGGCATATAACCTACGTAAAATCCCACTAGACACATTGTTCTAAAACCCTGTAAATATATCGCACCAGAATCCTTTTCCTATATCCTACCCACTATGCCGTAGCCTGTTACAGAGCCTGAATGCCGTAACGACAAAGTTTTTATAACGTGACCCAACAGAACAATTCAGGAGACTTACCTTAAGAACTCGTTAATTCCCTGGTCACTAAAGGAACCTTTTAACAGGGCAAACTTCATCTTCCGTGCGTTGATGGCAGCCATGGCAGGGTACCCAAAGCCACCGATTCCGAGGGCGGTCTCAAGATCCATCTGAGCACCAGCCTCGGTCCACAGCCATCTTGAAATAACAACACAAGCCGCTTTTACCATGCAAAGCagtctatacattatatacgtAACTAGGCATTATTGAACCAGTGCCAGATgggaattaaatattattttgcattgGCGGGGACATTACCAGGCTGGTAGATGGGAGACGACGCTGGCTCCTGCGAATAGGTGAAGCGTAATTGTGCTTGGTGCCCCACAGCCAAAAActtttacaaataataaaaagtagtgTTGAATGGCGCGATTCCGTCCACAAATATAAACCTACACATATGGTTATTAGTGTACttggggatgttgctgaacatagaaaaatatttcaacacttatctacagacaccaggcCAGAAggctcagaaatctcatggtgctgccacaactacaagggattctgggtaggcgcaggCAGAAGCATGCTTCCGGCTTACATTTACTGGGGAAGAGCTAAATTAGACAGACGTCTCATTTACTTACTCCAATAACGCACAAAAGAATGCACGCACTCATCCGCAtgcactaaaaatatataaatatacattttgaggGTCCTTTTAATCCACAGCTGGAGAGTTGTTAGTCCTCCCCAGTGTAAGGCTATAAAGGCCTTTCTTACCCCCACATTTTCTTCTTGTACTTGTCAGCCAACTTCAACATTACTTCCAAGTAGGAATTCCTTCCAGCAGCACCTGCATCAGAGTAATAAATACAACAGACGTCACAACAAGCGCAGAACCAACGTAGATAAATACCGAGGGGAAGAAAGGACACGGTGATTGCCCCTTCCCAGGACTCTCGATAGTTCAGACCGCATTTCGTGGATAACACTCATTCTACTCGTATGACCGTCTAACATATTGATTTACCAACACGGGATTTCATTAAAAAGGCAAAAGGTGGATCTGTTACAAATGCCGAGCCTTGTAAGGAGAACCTACCCTTCTGGAGGGGTTTATAGGTACCGGTTTAATTAAGTGTTACATCGTATGTTGTCGAAGtggtaaaaaaatatgtgtaaCCCCATGAGAGTTTGGGGGGAATATAGCATACAATGTACTAAGTTTGTGCGATATTCAAATAGTGCTAAATCAGTTTTAAATAACACAAttattgttaaatgataaaaattgcCTTAATCCCCCTGAAACTGATCTTCCTGTTAAAAGGCTGGAAATCTGATACAATAATTATTAGCCCATAACAGGCCAGCCCACCGAAAATACTCTGAAATCCAGTCACGTACCGGTGTCAAGGATGTGTGGCAAAACTGCAACTATGCACAGCTGATGCTCATCGCAAGTCTTCTTCACAACGTCTTCATTCAAGATCTGGAAAACAAAAGCCAAAGTGAGAAAACAGGCAGtgataccttaaaaaaaaaaactacagaaaaGACCTAAGAAATTCCACCCCACAGACACAAAAAAGACCATATTAGACCTTAAAATATCTGTATTATCCAACAAGATAAAAACCGCTTATAAATCTTCCATATCAGCACCACAACCCGAAGCACAGGACAACCAACGTCTTACTATACTGAAACGCTGCAACAATGTTACGGGTCTACTATGACATGGAGTATCACAAAGACgaaacaaaaaactaaagagGAATTACCTCCAGAATCTCAGGAGGTGGAGCGTTCGCAGAGAACAAGTCAAGGGCACGAGCCACAATATCAGCCTTTGTTCTCCCTCCATCGTAATCAACGGGCTCTTCTCCCTTTTGGAAGATCTTAATTGTGGGGAATCCCCTGATCTAAAAGGAAAATATGCAGGAGTTTAGGCGTTTGCACACAAATCAGCTTTTGAAGTCTACAGAATTGTAACTTTCTTTGGAGAGAAGCAGTCATTACTCATTTTGCTAAACACAACTCACCCCATAGCGACTGGCGAGCCCCTGGTGGACAGTGGCATCAACTGCAGCTAGCTTaacctttcctttagtttgctcttTAACTTCCGTGGCAGCCGCTGCCCATTCAGGCTCCAAGCTACATggaaaatgcaattaaataagACAAATCGAACactaaatgtttcatttacttTGCAGAACAATATTgcacaaaacagaaaaaggttTTCGGGACCCCCATAGTCTTATGGATTACTCCTATCACTAATTAGACAGCCCATTGCACTTATTGCTTTCATTCAGTGTAACGGTTAATTAGTTGGTTTATTGGGAGAACAAACCCGTTCCCAACTGGGGACTAAATTTACACCGCTAATCACCTCCCCATACAGGACATATCTCTCTACTCCTTGTAAGGCTCGTTGAGGAATAAGCATGCAAATAGCAGCCTGTAGCGTTATCAGTAGCAATGAAATAAAGTGGATTCGTACCACCTACAAACCAGTCGCTTCAATCTGTTATAGCCACTAGATCAGTTTGGGTACATTGGGCTTTTATTCAGTATTTAACTTTATTGAACACAGAAAATGGCATATCCACTTTCAAGGGTTCTCCAACTGACGGTAACCTGGCAACAGCTTATTGAAACAATCATGAAAAGATATGGAAGACAGAAAATAAACTCACTTCTTGCAGTGTCCACACCAGGGGGCAAAGAACTCCACAAGCCACACATCGTCGCTATTTAGCACCTCTCTATTAAAATTGTCATCTGTCAGCTCAATTACATCCTTTTTGCTTCCGCCACTGCCAGATCGGCTCTGTTAaaggtaaatacaaaaaaacattaaataaagcaaaaagagAGCTTATTactgaaaacacaaaaacaaaaggggtGTATTCACTGTCCCGAGAGTCCAGGAGCTCTCTGAGAAAAGAGCTGCTTCCCGGGTCAGTGCCCTCTTTTATAAGAAGAGAGGCGTTTGGCCACACCCAATGCCACTCCCACTCACCACCCACTTAAGGTTTTGTGTGGTTAGCCCCACCCATCACAAAGCCACTCTCCAGAAATTGGGAAGTTCCTACAGTAGATGCAGCCCAGCACTTTCTCCGGAGCTCACTCTACATAATACACAGCGACACCAGGGAGATAAAACCGTCTAAAAACCCCACGCATACTACTGAAAATACCCCGACAACTTCACACAGAATACAAGATGACAAAACcagattgaaaagaaaaaaataatgactttAATTTAAGTATGTGTGaatcaaaaaaaggaaaattcccACATTTTTCCaagatgttaaaaataaactttttttttgaatatttaaatctggagaattctaaaataaaagacGTTGACATTTAGTTTCCATTTTTGACGTTCGTGAAGCCTTTGTTCACAGTAAAaactgaaaatgtataaaatatgccCACATCCTTCATGtcaggggattttttttaatcggtACTACTACAGATGACTCCTGTAATGGATTTATTTAAAACGTTTCCGCTTCAAGAATAAAAGTAGATTCTGCAAAACACGTCAGATTTCGTCGCTTTTGGGGGGCAACTCCATCCATGCATAGCGCAGCGGCCCCTACACCAACGCAGGATTGTTAGAATTAAGAAACCTTTCCAAATGAAACACCGTGAATGCTTGGACATGGACATTATTGAAACAAGGTTCACCGTCTACGTTCCTTAATGAGTGTAATGAGGCTAAGCTTTGCACTGGGTGGCCAGCCATCATTTCTTATGAGAGAAGCATTCACAGCAAAGTTTCACACTAAAACTTTTATAATGAGCCAAGGACACCGTCGGGCCGCCTGACGTTATGTGAACCAACGGTGTGGGGACCGGTCTGGCCATACAGGATACATTAGGGACGTCCAGGTTCCACTCCTATGTAAACGTTACAAGTCCAAACCCTGACGGTGACAACCGCTGATCCAAAATCACGTAGGTCCACCGCTCTCGCACTAAATACCCAGGGTTACAATTATCTTTTCCTGCCAAGTCACATCGATAATTTGTGGCTGGTGGTAGCCAATGGAGGTCAGACTCTTTCACAATAGAGATGGTTGGAATTAGAGCAGAAATATCCTTGAGAATAGTTAGCCAAATGTGCGATGACTGGATAAAAGAACAATCTTTCCTTGCGTCGAAAAATAGTTTCTAAACTTCGGAAAGTTCCTTTCCATTAGATCTCTTAGACCCTACGTTAGGATGACCTGTAAGGAGGGAACCCCTGTATAGTGCATGGCCCGTGACCACCTATAGAGTTATAAGAAACCACTAGCTTACATAGAATCTCTAGGCAAGTCTAAGTGGATTTATGAGATGAGACACCTAATGCGGCACTGGGAAAATGCCCACTGCGCACACAGACAAGACACAAACAGGACTAATTTTAAGCCAACCtgatttttaaagtatttttatctCTTGAAATAAAATTTTGAACAACTAGTAAGAGTAAATTTAGAGGAGACAGGGTTGATTAAAACAAGAACATGAGCCACAACGGCATGTAGTCTTCTAAGCCTAAAAGCAGAAGCAGCATCTCCGAACACGGTAAACATCGTAAGACTTCTACTGCTGCTTCACGGGAAAGATTATCCAAAGTTAGGATGAGATGAGATGAGCTTGCACCCCGATTACAACCAGGATCAATTAGAGTGTTAGTATCCAGCGTTAGCGCCAGCGTTGCCGTTTACACGCTGTCGACGGCGTTGGTTTGCGCTGGCGTATCCACTTGGCTGCTGAAGGAAGACAACATCTTTAAAAAGCGAATCTCTACAAGCCCACTTATCAGCCTCGTCCAATAAAGATTTGTAACGTACAGCATAACCATTGCCATAGGTCACTTAGTTCTTCTGTTTTCATTCTAATTGCTACCCCTGGGGGAGAAAAATTCACTTGAGCTTCACAGAACGGATTGGTGCCAACGCATTATTCCAGGTGTCTTGAATCTGTGCGGACCGGacgtttttatttatacaaaactaTATATCTGAAATCACACACTAAAGATACACTCAGTGGGTCTATCATCTGCTTTCCTCTTTAAACATTCCAGAGACCATTTCTTTTCTTCCATTAGAATGTCTTCCAAGGCCACAAAGAACATGTCCAAGTGTACAGCTACATACACTGATACTAGACCTAATTACTAAGTGGATATTTGAGACTAAAATCTGTGTATTTGGGAATTTACTCTTCAGCAGTTGCAAAGGGTCTTCAATTGGGTTCCTGGAGCATCaagtatgtgtatttatacgtcttaaaaataatagtgtaaCACAGAATGTAAACTATAGACAGAGCTGTCTTTAAATCCAGGACTGAATCCTGCATAGGCTTCCAGCAGATACCTCGCGCAAGGATTCATTTCCATCTTTCGTTCCAACAGGAGTTCCGACCTAATGAGATTTGAAACGGGTGCCGTACCGGACTGGACATTACTACTGTTACggtcattgtacagcgccacagAATATGATGTATAAGTaaaactgtatacagtaatgtgggGTTTTAATCTCACTTTCTTCCAAttaacttcctttatctgcagacctggaggccgccattgttatcAGTTGTGTGATATTTTAGGTGGCTTTCCCTCCTCtacaccacactgagctcatTCTCATGGAGTGTTTCAGTCTCATTAGAGTGTTTGGATGGGTGTTTAAGactaagccattctattgtttcctaCAGGCAGTACTGATAAGAAGTCTGGGTGCTCCTCTGGTAGATTGGGTTAAGATAACAggacacaaaatgtaaataaatagaaaactgAATGTTCTTGAAACTGTAGTTTTCATCTGATACTGAATGAAAACCCTGGCAAGAATGGCTCTTCACAACAGGCATAATGCTAAATTGAATATTAGACAAGAAAAAAGGACCAGTTAAGGTTTTTAAGGAAAAATGAGCCAAATGGTTCATATCCGCCATCAGAATTCTGAAGTGGTAAAAATGGGACAAATGGCATTGCGACCAATTCCAGGTTGGTGCAGATCGCTCTTTATACAGAACCGCCATTTAATATACTAGAAGACGacgaagaaaaagaaagaatggCATGTGTTCTTACACTTTGGGACCGTACCTCTACTTAggaccttttattttttatctgaaaCATATTGTAGTGTTGCGGCTGATGAAACAGGTTGGTTTTGAGAAGTGGAATGTATGTGtgcgagtgagtgagtgagtgtgagtgcatTCTCAGACAGATTAACATGACTGAACAGAGCTGTGCTTTTACTGCGCTCTTAAGACCTCTAATGCCAGCAGTTCTGGACATtcgtaaaataaattaaatcccaGCTGCTCGCCCCATTCATGAGGAACAGTTAAAAAATCAAGCAGTGATCTTTTGGCCAGGCCTTGGAACACGTCCAGCACAGGTTACACGGCCGACTTATATACGTGATGGGTATGGCTGatgtaatatgttttaatgCGCTCTTTATGAAAACCTACAATGCAAACTATAATTATCTTATTGCATTTGATGGGCAACGACTTGAAGATAAATCTCGTGTTGTGCCGGATGAGCCagcttctaaaaataaaataccggcTTATATTACGCATCCATCCAGGGTCCGGAGGAACAGGAATTTTCCCAAACGTAGGTTTTCACCCTTCTGATTGCTGTAAGTAATGTGCTGCGATACTAAATAACGGTGGTTCTAAGAGATTTAACGTCTAAATGATATTTAATTACAGATGTAGTCACGTGACCCCACAAAGCTAATTTGTAAAGCCCTGACTTATACCGCTAGCATATGAACCCATTATCTATGCTTCGTGTTCGTCGGTCAGTGTAACTGTTTTAAGAAGGTAACCCCATGCAAGAGGCGATCGGGCTCCGTTGTGGCAGAATTAACAGTAGATTATGCATTTTGCATACTGAAGCGTTCTCCTTTTTCTTCACCCAGCCTTACAAAAGGCTGTTTAGCAACTTAGATAATGTCAGCGACAACTTCACGGGGAGGAATAAGCAGATTTGGAGACGGTTGGTATTATTGCATACACATACGATGAGTTTCTGAAACATATTTTGCTTACTTCGAGCTataaacaccattacataggTGTAGTGAAATACGTGGGGGAAGAAAGCTCCCCTTTAAATACGTTCCACGCTTTAAGCAACGGCTTATCCATAGAGCTTCCACGAGTGAGACCAATGTCAAGGTGGTagaagatgggggggggggggaatccaaCAAGGAGAggggaaggaaataaaaaaagaaccctcTAACATACATATGAACATGTATAAAGCAAAAATGATCTTATTGACCCCAGTTTTCATACATGAGCAATAGATTCAGCACACTATAAAGAGGAAAAACAAGTGGTCTGCCTCCCATAACTATAAAGAGCTGTCAGTAAACACATACTGATCAAGGCAATCCATGCGCCACATGTAAAATAATGTCTAAACATACaagcttgagtctttacagcgttAAGTTcccttgtcatgaaggggttaacttaaTGACAATGGGTGCcaacttttctttcttctccaaTAACATTATCGGGCTAGAAAGAGTTGGTGGGCTCCTTTTTCCATTACTTTATCGGCCAAGCATAAATAAGGGGCAGATCTTCTAAGTCCTGTGTTAAAGGCCAAGGTGGAACCGCatcaaaaatacaaacattttatcaCTAGCTCACTGAATAAGTAGGCCCATCTTAAGCCCTTGTTGCAGGGGGTACTAGAACTGGAACATTCacttaaaacaaattaatttagtaaataaaactaacagctttctttttttcttgcattagaCAGAACTAGTTCTTCTTCCAAAAGAAATTCACCAAAACGGTCCCTTCTTAAAGAATAATGAAGTCAGTGATCTGGAACATTCATGATCGCTCTGCATGGGCGTATCACGAACAGCAGTAAAAACCTGTGGTCTGTGACCTACCTGTCTTCCAGAATCGGATCCTCCACTCCTTCCACCAAGACGGTCCTTCACAAACGAACGGAGGGCACTCAGCGCGCTATCAATGATGGCCTCAGCCGACCTTCCACCTGCACAAGAAGAAGTACAGTTGACTAACAATTCAGGTGCCGGGGGTTGCGTCAGGACTGGGTAGACATGTCCTCTTGATGGTTTCAATTAAGATATTAATACTTTAATTGGAAGAGAATGATTATAGCGATGACTGGGTAGTTCCACCAGCAGGAAGGGTGTTCGATGGTATAAATCCTTTTAGCCAAACAATAGAGGTTCACAAGGAAATACAATTACCCTCGTAATTATCGGGCTTGTTCTTATTGGATCCAAAAATCTTGATTGTAGGAAAGCCTCTGATCCCATACTGGCTACCCAAAGACTTGTGTTTGTCAGCATCAACAGCTCCCACTTTAACAACGCCCTGTGATCCAATTTAAAACAGAACCATGAGAATCTTCCTCGATGAAAAATCCAACTTATCGCTGGCAAGGTTCACAATAGCAAACCTACTTAAAATAGTCAAGACACACATGGATTACACCATCATTGAAAGTTCTGTGTACCATCCAGGATGGCAGCCGAATAGTTAATAGATAAAACAGATGAATATTCAGCcgctttaagaaaaaaaacgttGGACAATTAACGGAGTCTATGTGGCATCGCTGCATGGAGCAAAACGcggagaaaataaatgaagctCCCAAGTATGTTTTAATTAACATGGTTTTCTCTCTTAAAAAGAGACATCTCaccaaaaaaagtgaaaatgcaTATAGAgcgcatttatttattttacctttaatgctgtaGCAACTTTCTTCCAGTCTGCGGTCATCATTTGGCAGTGGCCGCacctttaaaacaaatttatcaATTTAGTAATAAAACCAGAAAAAGGATTATATACAAAACACATAGAATGATAAATGTACTGGAGTGATCTCTAAGCGATATATTGAAATTATACAGAATAAGCATCGTGCACTAGGAAACCGTCACGAGCACTCACCAGGGAGCGTAGAACTCCACAAGCCATAAAGCGTCACTCTGGAGAACCTCGCGGTTGAAGTTTGTGGGGGTCAACTCGACCACGTCGTCATCGGGCGAGTAAAACGCGTTTGCAGCTATGAACAAAGTGCAAACCACTGCACCTGCAACAATAAGATATACTTCTAATTAGGTTATCATCCAATACTTCCATAaatgtgacacacacacacacactaataaatatatatatatatacacacacacacacacactattttattgtatatacacacacacaggacatcGGACAGATTTGTTTCCCATTATCTAATAAGATGCGCTCCAGGCATTACAGCTAACAGAGAGAGTGGTTTATTTTGTTGAGAGACTTATTTTAGGGGGTGATGGAAAAGAAGAAGTCTCCCCAGCGTCCCATCACCAAGCTGGGATGTCCAATGGTGAAGGTTCCCCGTGTTCTCTGTTTAAAGAACCTAAAGCTCCATCATGGCGTTTGTGACAACAACCCAGCGTGTGAAAGACACGCAGCTCCTCGTGGCTTTCACCGTTTACTGAGCTCCATAACCACTTGGAAACGCCAGCCGCTTTGTGTTTTTCTGGGTCGGattacagggtttaaataaaccGGCTAACCTGAGCCTGTATCAGAACTCCAAATATTAGCACACGTGGGCTGTCGTTGTTGCCGCCAGCAGCCTTTTGCAGCCCACGGCCGGCCAGAAACGTCAATGAAGTCTATTTAATCGAGTGATCTCCAAACGTTGAGAGGCAGCTTCCTATCTGTTAGAGACAGCCCAGGTGACACCCCGCTGAACATTTCGACAGGTACTTTCCCATTGGCTTACATGACAGATGCACCTGCGAGACCGGCTGGTAAGCGAATTTGGGCCAGTCCCAGGATGCcacattgtatttattgtagttatacgttacattgtgtttattgtagtTATACGTcacattgtatttattgtagttatacgttacattgtgtttattgtagttatacgttacattgtgtttattgtagttatacgttacattgtgtttattgtactTATACGTTATATGTTACATCGTATTTATTGTAGACTCTATGTTATAACGCAGTGCGCCCAGCAGTATCATgaattattacatattaataaCTCCGCTCTTTACAGAATAGCTGCAGGAAAGTCACACGATTCACCGAACCCACCCGCTGTACGAAGCACCAACGCCAGCCAAGTTCCCGCTGCAGAAATAGCCATGTTGGCTTTACATTCTTTAAATAAGTAGAACATTAATACCCAGCATGGCAGAGAGTTAATTAGGAGGCGGTTTTGTCAAAATAACCTttcggcccatctaatctgcatattattcctgatataaagactcggaccttaatcagcACTCGGTCCCCTCTTAAATCCAGGAGCCACGCGCCCATGCCATACTTGCTGAAACTCCTgcactgcattagcctctaccactcctACTGGAAGGCTGATCTATGCATCTAGTAACCTCTctgcaaagtaaaacttccctaCATTACACCCAAGTCTCTCACCCTCTACTTCTAGATTCTgacctcctgtactttgttaaatctcctCTCACTCTACTCCAAGCCAGACACACACTGATCacattacaatattaatacTGCAAGcacaaatttatatttatatatatatatatatatatatatatatacatacagagaaTTGCGTATTGCAGCATTATATTTAGAATTATTAACCTGGTGCTGCTACAAGCACTTTaacttaaaacatttaaatattagacAAAAC contains:
- the PDIA6 gene encoding protein disulfide-isomerase A6 — its product is MARTLFGAVVCTLFIAANAFYSPDDDVVELTPTNFNREVLQSDALWLVEFYAPWCGHCQMMTADWKKVATALKGVVKVGAVDADKHKSLGSQYGIRGFPTIKIFGSNKNKPDNYEGGRSAEAIIDSALSALRSFVKDRLGGRSGGSDSGRQSRSGSGGSKKDVIELTDDNFNREVLNSDDVWLVEFFAPWCGHCKNLEPEWAAAATEVKEQTKGKVKLAAVDATVHQGLASRYGIRGFPTIKIFQKGEEPVDYDGGRTKADIVARALDLFSANAPPPEILEILNEDVVKKTCDEHQLCIVAVLPHILDTGAAGRNSYLEVMLKLADKYKKKMWGWLWTEAGAQMDLETALGIGGFGYPAMAAINARKMKFALLKGSFSDQGINEFLRELSFGRGSTAPVGGGAIPKIHAVEPWDGKDGELPAEDDIDLSDVDLDDFDKDEL